The following proteins are co-located in the Triticum aestivum cultivar Chinese Spring chromosome 1A, IWGSC CS RefSeq v2.1, whole genome shotgun sequence genome:
- the LOC123180078 gene encoding putative receptor protein kinase ZmPK1, with protein sequence MARFVISLIVLLPLISLLALRSCAAASVGHTLGAGSSLSVEDHERPFLVSPDATFSCGFLPAGEVDNAFYFSVWFTAATDRTAVWTANPGAPVNGRVSRVSFGADGKLALADANGTTVWDSKAASNNYFTVSLLDTGNLRVVDPSTGRPVWQSFDWPTDTLLPSQALTKDRKLVAGYYALYYDNDNVLRLLYDGPEIASIYWPNPGISVFDNGRTNYNSSRIGVLDDTGVFLSSDNLRVEASDLGASGVKRRLTIEQDGNVRMYSLDAAGGWTVTWAAVKQPCSVRGLCGKNAVCEYQPFLRCSCAPGYKMVDRRDWRKGCNPTFSLPTTTATNCSTSEKRFTFVKVAHTDFYGYDLGFNQSVTFQYCKTICLSMCSCAAFQYRTDGKGGCYPKGILFNGYTSPTPEGTIYLKLPSDLNAPATPPPAVLDCDQNAAIVPPAYADTYGTPSSGPNLSYLFWFAAVLGFLEALFIATAWWFLSGQESMPSSLMAGYRLVMGTQFRRFTYRELKKATGNFNEELGRGGSGVVYRGVLDKTTVVAVKELTNVVQGEEEFWAEMAVFGRINHINLVRIWGFCSEGKHKLLVYEYVENRSLDRHLFGEDIGKALAWRERFKIALGAAKGLAYLHHECLEWVIHCDVKPENILLTRDLDPKIADFGLSKLSGRKAVADGMQLSQMRGTAGYMAPEWVLGLPIDAKVDVYSYGIVLLEILMGSRITEQTTVDRAERLQMSQIVQALKQVVASGDVVSLVDSRLNGLFNPQQAMEMLKISLSCMEERSSRPTMDDIFKALIACDDEDEHPAYLS encoded by the coding sequence ATGGCTAGATTCGTGATTAGTCTTATAGTCCTCCTTCCACTCATCTCTCTTCTTGCGCTGCGCTCCTGTGCTGCAGCATCGGTAGGACACACGCTGGGCGCCGGGTCATCCCTGTCCGTGGAAGATCACGAGCGGCCCTTCCTGGTGTCGCCGGACGCCACCTTCTCCTGTGGCTTCCTCCCAGCCGGCGAAGTCGACAACGCCTTCTACTTTTCCGTCTGGTTCACCGCGGCCACGGACAGGACCGCCGTCTGGACGGCAAACCCCGGCGCCCCCGTGAACGGCCGGGTTTCCCGTGTATCCTTCGGTGCCGACGGCAAGctagccctcgccgacgccaacGGGACGACTGTGTGGGACAGTAAGGCAGCCAGCAACAACTACTTCACCGTCTCCCTCCTCGACACCGGCAATCTTCGGGTCGTGGACCCGTCCACCGGCCGTCCCGTGTGGCAGAGCTTCGACTGGCCGACGGACACCCTGCTCCCGTCGCAGGCGCTGACCAAGGACAGGAAGCTCGTCGCCGGCTACTACGCCCTCTACTACGACAACGACAACGTGCTGCGGCTCCTCTACGACGGCCCGGAGATCGCCAGCATCTACTGGCCTAACCCGGGCATAAGCGTGTTCGACAACGGCCGGACCAACTACAACAGCTCACGCATCGGCGTCCTCGACGACACCGGCGTGTTCCTCTCCAGCGACAACCTGCGAGTCGAGGCCTCCGACCTGGGCGCCTCCGGGGTCAAGAGGCGGCTAACCATCGAGCAGGACGGAAACGTGAGGATGTACAGCCTCGACGCGGCCGGAGGATGGACTGTCACGTGGGCTGCGGTCAAGCAGCCGTGCTCCGTCCGTGGGCTGTGCGGCAAGAACGCCGTCTGCGAGTACCAGCCGTTCCTCCGGTGCTCCTGCGCGCCGGGGTACAAGATGGTGGACCGCCGGGACTGGAGGAAGGGCTGCAACCCCACCTTCAGCCtacccaccaccaccgccaccaactGCAGCACGTCGGAAAAGCGGTTCACGTTCGTCAAGGTGGCGCACACCGACTTCTACGGCTACGACCTCGGGTTCAACCAGTCCGTCACGTTCCAATACTGCAAGACCATCTGCTTGAGTATGTGCTCCTGCGCCGCCTTCCAATACAGGACGGATGGCAAGGGCGGTTGCTATCCCAAGGGCATCTTGTTCAACGGTTACACGTCGCCCACGCCCGAAGGGACCATATATCTCAAGCTGCCTAGCGACCTCAACGCCCCGGCAACGCCGCCACCCGCGGTACTCGACTGCGATCAAAATGCCGCCATCGTCCCGCCAGCATACGCGGACACGTACGGGACACCAAGCAGCGGCCCAAATTTGTCCTATCTTTTTTGGTTCGCAGCGGTGCTAGGATTTCTCGAGGCCCTCTTCATCGCCACGGCGTGGTGGTTCCTGTCAGGCCAGGAGAGCATGCCCAGTTCGCTGATGGCCGGCTACCGGCTGGTCATGGGGACCCAGTTCAGAAGGTTCACATATCGAGAGCTCAAGAAAGCAACCGGAAACTTCAACGAGGAGCTCGGTCGCGGCGGTTCCGGCGTGGTGTACCGCGGCGTGCTTGACAAGACCACCGTGGTGGCGGTGAAGGAGCTGACAAACGTGGTGCAGGGCGAGGAGGAGTTCTGGGCGGAGATGGCGGTGTTTGGGAGGATCAACCATATCAACCTGGTGAGGATCTGGGGGTTCTGCTCCGAGGGAAAGCACAAGCTGCTGGTGTACGAGTACGTGGAGAACAGGTCGCTGGACAGGCACCTGTTCGGCGAGGACATCGGCAAGGCGCTGGCATGGAGAGAGCGGTTCAAGATCGCACTGGGCGCGGCCAAGGGCCTAGCCTACCTCCACCACGAGTGTCTGGAGTGGGTCATCCACTGTGACGTCAAGCCGGAGAACATCCTACTCACTCGAGACCTCGATCCAAAGATCGCCGACTTCGGGCTGTCCAAGCTATCCGGGAGGAAAGCCGTCGCCGACGGCATGCAGCTCTCCCAGATGAGGGGGACGGCAGGGTACATGGCACCCGAGTGGGTGCTGGGGCTACCGATTGACGCAAAGGTCGATGTTTACAGCTATGGCATTGTGCTTCTGGAGATCCTGATGGGAAGCCGGATAACTGAACAGACGACAGTGGACCGCGCCGAGCGGCTGCAGATGAGCCAAATTGTGCAGGCCCTGAAGCAGGTGGTGGCGAGTGGAGACGTCGTGTCGTTGGTGGATAGCAGGCTGAACGGGCTGTTCAACCCTCAACAAGCCATGGAAATGTTGAAGATCTCCTTGTCGTGCATGGAGGAGAGGAGTAGCAGGCCGACCATGGACGACATTTTTAAAGCTCTTATAGCTTGCGATGACGAGGACGAACACCCTGCGTACTTGTCATGA